A region from the Misgurnus anguillicaudatus chromosome 7, ASM2758022v2, whole genome shotgun sequence genome encodes:
- the LOC141365411 gene encoding uncharacterized protein yields the protein MAPKRSRTETQALGDPENDNGSDPQGAGGGDGKQISSESSSRDIAELKDMFQRFVVDQQDRQVLQEQENARQETRLKSLQHQFRLLQGYHGSVGSLQPGGSEGPDTYARNADRIQHPSVGGLMKEPKMQQLGEMDDIEHYLTTFERIAIVCRWPTEDWAIRLVPLLTGKARAAYVAMDLEEATDYEQVKEAILRKYSINAEVYRQRFRSMEVLTEETPKELYVWLRDLLNKWVKPAEKTVDQFAETIVLEQFLRMLCPELQTWIKEHDPGSAEEAAKLAEVFVAARKRTEPWSYAHWKAVRDKPSSRKTTSLQEGGKSMGERLSKQTEMPSFSVGTIRCYSCGQIGHKKPMCPNLNKKLSSVGYVPKNVVPVSSITSMPNDVTIPVDINGKKVIALVDTGCTQTLVEADLVSESSMEHKCSVTVKCIHGEERSYPTTEVYLGVNEQTFKMKVGLASNLPYPVIIGHDYPLLMDLLHPSNMCNVVLTRAKTKQSQNQVENETNSLNCLPYYDCDIPTHPVKPVKTRAEKRSNKFQGTKVQVSDREGSENLNVKGIIPADMSELQKVDSEIGPIYSKMVEQAKQGRDMVLFKGSTFCLMNELLYRKTQNRQQMVLPMSVCKVVLRLGHSIPWAGHLGRRKMHHRISRHFFWPGMTKDIAEFCKICPECQCTALRGPPKAPLMPLPIIDVPFQRLGMDIVGPLERSKAGNKYMLVICDYGSRYPEVFPLKNIKACSFLFGLKTSPYHPETDGLVERFNQTLVQMLRKFLVYGHDVRGPLSLLKESWEQSLQTPSQVNVIDYVLQMREKLEKMTKLAVEHLREAQGRQKSWYDVKAKQRSFEVGQQVLVMLPTEENKLLGKWQGPFKVTKKLGSTTYEIATPGRSRSHRTLHINLLKEWFPQKESANVMLV from the exons ATGGCACCAAAACGATCACGAACTGAGACACAAGCATTGGGGGACCCTGAAAATGATAATGGGTCGGATCCCCAAGGAGCTGGTGGAGGTGATGGAAAGCAGATATCTTCAGAGAGTTCTTCTAGAGATATTGCTGAACTGAAAGACATGTTCCAGAGGTTTGTGGTGGACCAGCAAGACAGACAAGTTCTCCAAGAACAAGAAAATGCACGACAAGAAACTAGACTGAAGTCTTTGCAACATCAATTTCGATTACTGCAGGGATATCATGGCTCAGTGGGAAGTCTGCAGCCTGGAGGGAGTGAAGGTCCAGACACTTATGCCAGAAATGCTGATAGAATTCAACATCCAAGTGTTGGTGGTCTAATGAAAGAGCCAAAGATGCAACAGCTTGGTGAGATGGATGACATAGAGCATTATCTGACAACCTTTGAGCGAATCGCTATAGTCTGCAGATGGCCTACAGAGGATTGGGCTATTCGACTAGTTCCTCTACTCACTGGCAAGGCTCGAGCTGCCTATGTGGCCATGGATTTGGAAGAGGCAACTGATTATGAGCAGGTGAAAGAGGCAATATTAAGAAAATACTCTATCAACGCGGAGGTGTATCGACAGCGATTTCGTTCTATGGAAGTGTTGACGGAAGAAACTCCTAAGGAGTTGTATGTTTGGCTGAGAGACTTACTCAACAAGTGGGTGAAACCTGCAGAAAAGACTGTTGATCAGTTTGCAGAGACTATCGTTTTGGAGCAGTTTTTACGAATGTTGTGCCCTGAATTACAAACCTGGATTAAAGAACATGATCCAGGGTCTGCTGAGGAAGCTGCAAAGCTTGCGGAAGTCTTCGTGGCAGCAAGGAAAAGGACTGAGCCTTGGAGTTATGCTCACTGGAAAGCAGTAAGGGATAAACCTTCCTCTCGCAAGACCACCTCACTGCAAGAAGGCGGTAAGAGTATGGGTGAGAGACTCTCTAAACAGACAGAAATGCCTAGTTTTTCTGTTGGGACTATTAGGTGTTATAGTTGTGGCCAGATAGGCCATAAGAAACCAATGTGTCCAAACTTGAATAAGAAACTTTCCAGTGTCGGTTATGTTCCAAAGAATGTGGTACCTGTATCCAGTATTACCTCAATGCCGAATGATGTTACAATTCCTGTAGACATTAATGGTAAAAAGGTGATAGCTTTGGTAGATACAGGATGTACTCAAACTTTAGTAGAAGCTGATCTTGTTTCTGAAAGCTCTATGGAACATAAATGCTCTGTTACGGTAAAATGTATTCATGGTGAAGAACGGTCATATCCTACTACTGAAGTCTATTTGGGGGTTAATGAGCaaacctttaaaatgaaagtggGGTTAGCATCAAACCTGCCATATCCCGTGATCATTGGACATGATTATCCTTTGTTAATGGACTTACTGCATCCAAGTAATATGTGTAATGTGGTATTAACCCGTGCAAAGACTAAACAGAGTCAGAATCAGGTAGAGAATGAGACAAACTCCCTGAATTGCCTTCCTTATTATGATTGTGACATTCCAACTCACCCAGTGAAACCTGTGAAGACTAGAGCAGAGAAGAGGTCAAACAAGTTTCAGGGAACAAAGGTCCAAGTCTCAGATAGGGAGGGTTCAGAAAACCTCAATGTGAAAGGGATAATTCCTGCTGATATGTCTGAGCTACAAAAAGTAGATTCTGAAATTGGACCAATTTATTCTAAAATGGTAGAACAGGCAAAGCAAGGTAGAGATATGGTACTTTTTAAGGGTTCTACTTTTTGCCTGATGAATGAACTTTTATACCGTAAGACTCAAAACAGACAACAAATGGTTCTACCCATGAGTGTATGCAAGGTAGTGTTAAGACTGGGACATTCTATACCCTGGGCAGGTCATTTGGGCCGTCGCAAAATGCACCATCGAATTAGCAGACACTTTTTCTGGCCAGGGATGACCAAAGATATAGCTGAGTTCTGTAAAATATGTCCCGAGTGTCAATGTACTGCCCTCAGAGGGCCTCCAAAGGCTCCTTTAATGCCTCTCCCCATAATAGACGTGCCCTTTCAAAGGCTAGGCATGGATATTGTAGGCCCTTTAGAGAGGAGCAAAGCAGGCAACAAATACATGCTAGTCATTTGTGACTATGGAAGTCGATACCCTGAGGTCTTCCCTTTAAAGAACATCAAGGCGTGTAGCTTTTTGTTTG GTTTGAAGACCTCCCCTTACCATCCTGAAACTGATGGTCTTGTAGAAAGATTCAATCAAACTCTTGTTCAGATGCTTCGCAAATTT CTTGTCTATGGCCATGATGTGCGGGGTCCTCTCTCTCTGTTAAAAGAGTCCTGGGAGCAGAGTTTACAGACCCCTAGTCAGGTAAATGTCATTGATTATGTGTTACAGATGAGGGAGAAATTGGAGAAAATGACCAAGTTGGCGGTAGAGCACTTACGAGAGGCACAGGGCAGGCAGAAATCTTGGTATGATGTAAAGGCAAAGCAGCGATCTTTTGAGGTAGGTCAGCAAGTCTTAGTCATGCTTCCCACAGAAGAGAACAAACTGTTGGGAAAATGGCAGGGGCCATTCAAAGTTACCAAGAAATTAGGATCCACAACTTATGAAATTGCTACTCCTGGTAGGTCACGTTCTCATAGAACATTACACATAAATCTGTTGAAGGAATGGTTTCCACAGAAAGAGTCTGCGAACGTGATGCTGGTTTGA